A single region of the Nocardioides sp. W7 genome encodes:
- a CDS encoding acyl-CoA dehydrogenase family protein produces the protein MGTPSLTPRAAIRTVTNQAPPLVGHNVVAADLALTEAVVRHASAEVVDDLVGLGAEAGSAEAREHGRLANEHHPRLTPYDRFGNRVDEVEFHPSWHWLMSRAVGHGLAAAPWEDDSPHAHVRRAAGFMAWSHTEPGHGCPISMTYAAVPALRADDALAKEWTPLLASRTYDPGVRLASSKLGALAGMGMTEKQGGSDVRANVTLARPSDDGTYTLHGHKWFTSAPMNDVFLVLAQADAGVTCFVVPRVLPDGSRNQLDVVRLKDKLGNRSNASSELELDGTVAFRLGDEGRGVRTIIEMVAATRLDCVLGSTSLMRRAVSEASWHAAHRSAFGSLLADKPLMQNVLADLAVETEAATALAVRLAAAVDRRDDPHEAALRRIALPLAKFWVCKRTPAMVAEALECLGGNGYVEESGMPLLYREAPLNSVWEGSGNVNALDVLRALSREPAALDAWITEVGLARGGDPRLDRATEDTLALLGSLLGDPALMEVQARRLAGRMAAVLQGSLLVRFAPAEVADVFCASRLGASYDGTYGALDGGDLRAIVERTTPVA, from the coding sequence ATGGGTACGCCGAGCCTCACCCCGCGCGCCGCGATCCGCACCGTCACCAACCAGGCGCCGCCGCTGGTCGGTCACAACGTCGTCGCGGCCGACCTGGCCCTCACCGAGGCCGTGGTCCGCCATGCGTCCGCGGAGGTGGTCGACGACCTGGTCGGCCTGGGTGCCGAGGCCGGATCGGCCGAGGCCCGGGAGCACGGCCGGCTCGCGAACGAGCACCACCCGCGGCTCACGCCGTACGACCGCTTCGGCAACCGGGTCGACGAGGTCGAGTTCCACCCGTCCTGGCACTGGCTGATGTCACGGGCCGTCGGGCACGGGCTGGCCGCGGCACCGTGGGAGGACGACTCCCCGCACGCGCACGTGCGCCGCGCGGCGGGCTTCATGGCCTGGTCGCACACCGAGCCGGGCCACGGCTGCCCGATCTCGATGACGTACGCCGCCGTGCCCGCGCTGCGCGCCGACGACGCGCTGGCCAAGGAGTGGACGCCGCTGCTCGCCTCGCGCACCTACGACCCGGGCGTGCGGCTCGCCTCCTCGAAGCTGGGGGCGCTCGCCGGCATGGGGATGACCGAGAAGCAGGGCGGCTCCGACGTCCGGGCGAACGTCACGCTCGCCCGGCCGTCCGACGACGGCACCTACACCCTGCACGGCCACAAGTGGTTCACCTCCGCGCCGATGAACGACGTGTTCCTGGTGCTCGCCCAGGCCGACGCCGGGGTGACGTGCTTCGTCGTACCCCGCGTGCTGCCGGACGGCAGCCGCAACCAGCTCGACGTCGTACGTCTGAAGGACAAGCTCGGCAACCGCTCCAACGCCTCCTCCGAGCTGGAGCTGGACGGCACCGTCGCGTTCCGGCTCGGCGACGAGGGCCGGGGCGTGCGGACGATCATCGAGATGGTCGCCGCCACCCGGCTCGACTGCGTGCTCGGCTCGACGTCGCTGATGCGGCGGGCGGTCTCCGAGGCCTCGTGGCACGCGGCGCACCGCTCGGCCTTCGGCTCGCTGCTCGCCGACAAGCCGCTGATGCAGAACGTGCTGGCCGACCTGGCCGTGGAGACCGAGGCCGCGACCGCCCTCGCCGTACGACTGGCAGCCGCCGTCGACCGGCGCGACGACCCGCACGAGGCGGCGCTGCGGCGGATCGCGCTGCCGCTGGCGAAGTTCTGGGTCTGCAAGCGCACGCCGGCGATGGTGGCCGAGGCGCTGGAGTGCCTGGGCGGCAACGGGTACGTCGAGGAGTCCGGCATGCCGCTGCTCTACCGCGAGGCGCCGCTGAACTCCGTGTGGGAGGGCTCCGGCAACGTCAACGCCCTCGACGTGCTGCGCGCGCTGAGCCGCGAGCCGGCGGCCCTGGACGCCTGGATCACCGAGGTCGGCCTCGCCCGCGGCGGCGACCCCCGGCTGGACCGGGCCACCGAGGACACCCTCGCGTTGCTCGGCTCGCTGCTCGGCGACCCCGCCTTGATGGAGGTCCAGGCCCGCCGGCTCGCGGGACGGATGGCGGCCGTGCTGCAGGGCTCGCTGCTGGTCCGCTTCGCCCCCGCCGAGGTGGCCGACGTGTTCTGCGCGTCCCGCCTCGGCGCGTCGTACGACGGCACGTACGGCGCCCTCGACGGCGGCGACCTGCGCGCGATCGTGGAGCGGACCACGCCGGTCGCCTGA